In the Streptomyces fradiae ATCC 10745 = DSM 40063 genome, GCGACCCGGCTCGCGGAGTTCACCCGCGACGGCGGCTTCGACGACGAGGCCGCCCACTGGGCGGGCGTCCTCGACGGCGCGCCGGCCGACGTGCCGCTGGACCACCCCGGCGGGGACAACACCGTGGCCTCGCAGGACACGGTCGTCTCCGCGCTGTCCGAGGAGCACACCCGGCTGCTGCTGCAGCGGGTGCCGGGTGTCTTCCGCAGCCGCGTCAACGACGTCCTGCTGGCCGCGCTGGGCCGCGTGCTCCAGGAGTGGACCGGCTCGTCCCGGGTGCTGGTGGAGCTGGAGGGCCACGGCCGCGAGGAGCTCTTCGACGACGTGGACCTCTCCCGTACCGCGGGCTGGTTCACCACCGTCCACCCGGTCGTCCTCGACCTGCCCGGGGACGCGGACTGGCGCCGCACGGTGTCGGCCGTCAAGCGGCAGCTGCGCCGCGTGCCCCGCAACGGCATCGGCTTCGGCGCGCTGGCCCACCTGGGCACCGAGGAGCAGCGGGCCGGGCTGGGCGACCTGCCGATGGTGCCGGTCTCCTTCAACTACCTGGGCCAGTTCGGCGGCCAGGGCGGCGGGGACCGCTTCTACCGCGGCTTCCTCCCGAGCCCGGGGGGCGACCACGCCCCGTCCGAGCTCCGCACGAACGTCCTGGACGTCACGGGCAGCGTGTCGGGCGACCGGATGGAGTTCTCCTGGACCTACTCGGCGGCGCTCCACCGGCGGGACACCGTCGAGCGGCTCGCCCGGGCCTTCGAGGACGGCCTGCGCGCGATCGCGGAAGCGTCCGCCTCCGGCGGCAGACCCGCCGGCGGGCGGACCGGCGCACCGGCGGACTGACCGGCGGGCGGACCCGCCGCGAGCGGACCGATCGACGAGCACGGCCACCGACAAGCACAGCGACCGACAAGCACAGCGACCGACAAGCACAGCGACCGACAAGCACGGCCACCGACGAGCCAGGCCGGACAGGCGGACCGGCAACGGATCCGCCGCCGGTACGAGACCGTCGCCGACAGACCCCGCACCACGCGGACGGCACGCACGAGAGGAAGGACGCGACATGAGCAACCCCTTCGAGGACGAGAACGCCACCTACCTGGTCCTGGTCAACGACGAGGGCCAGCACTCCCTGTGGCCGTCCTTCGCCGAGGTGCCGGCCGGGTGGGAGACCGTCCTCGCCGAGGTCCCGCGCGCCGAGGCCGTCGAGTACGTCAACACCCACTGGACCGACATGCGGCCCAAGAGCCTCGTCGAGGCGATGGGCGCCTGAGCGGAAGGGCGCAAGGAGCGGGGCCCCGGCCGGATCGGCCGGGGCCCCGCCCCCTTCTCCCGCTCCCGTACCGCTACTCGCGCACGCCGATGGCCTCGACCGGCCTGGCCCGCAGGGCGAGCCGTACCGGCAGCATCGTCGAGACCATCCCGAGCACCACCGCCGCGGCGACCACCGCCAGGTAGATCAGCGGGGACCCGGCGGGCTGCGGACGGCCCAGGAAGGCGACGCTCAGCGCCCCCAGCGGCAGCACGGTCATCGCGGTGCCCAGCAGCACCGCGATGGAGCACATCAGCAGCGACTCCCAGCGCAGGGTGCGGATCACCTGGCCGCGGGTCATGCCGATCAGCCGCATCAGGGCGAACTCGCGGGACCGGGCCGCGGTCGCCACGACCAGGGTGTTGACGACGGCGATGGCGATGTAGGCGAGGATCATCGCCAGGCCCGCCAGGTTGATCCAGGCGGCGAGCGTGGCCTCCTCCCGCACCCCGGCGGAGAAGCCCTCCCGGTCGCTCACGGACAGCGAGGGATGCTTCTCGGCCAGCGCGCGCAGCGCCGCGCCGACGGCCGCGTGGTCACCGCCGTCCCGGACCCGCACCAGCAGCTGCCCGGGGGCGCGCGCCGTGGTGTGCCCGGCCAGCACCTCCTGGGGCACCGTCATCTCCCCGAAGCCCATGGCGCGTTCGTACGTGGCGACCAGCTTCAGCCTGGTGGGGGTGCCGTCGCCCAGGTACAGCTCCACCTGCTCGCCGACCGACGCGCCCAGCAGGGACGCCTGGGTGTCCTCCATGGCGAGCGTCCTGCCGCGCAGATGCCCGATGTCGCCGTCCACGACTCCGAGGTCGATGGTCCGCGACAGCTTCTCGGGAGTGACGCCGCGCAGCGAGAAGCCGGCCAGCTCCTTGTCCTCGAGGACGGTGACGGACATGAA is a window encoding:
- a CDS encoding MbtH family protein, whose product is MSNPFEDENATYLVLVNDEGQHSLWPSFAEVPAGWETVLAEVPRAEAVEYVNTHWTDMRPKSLVEAMGA